The following coding sequences are from one Paracoccus alcaliphilus window:
- a CDS encoding tyrosine recombinase XerC encodes MSAPPLALSAAMSDALARWLETEAATRDRSDHTITAYQGDLLAFLSFLGGYLGEAATPKSLASLRQPEMRAFAASERARGLSARSLARRQSAVRSFLRWISDREGYDLSAALAARSPKYTRSLPRPLSPEQARQTLDMVATDHETPWVAARDLAVLTLLWGCGLRISEALGLNGRDWPFRDALTIRGKGGRERQVPVLPAAHQAVADYLAQSPWRLAPDQPLFRGVRGGRLAAGSIEGSMQRARAVLGLPPTATPHALRHSFATHLLAAGGDLRTIQELLGHASLSTTQVYTGVDDAHLMAVYRNAHPRGN; translated from the coding sequence ATGAGCGCGCCGCCGCTGGCCTTGTCTGCGGCGATGTCGGACGCGCTGGCCCGCTGGCTGGAAACCGAGGCCGCGACGCGGGACCGCTCGGACCACACGATTACAGCCTATCAGGGCGATCTGCTGGCCTTCCTGTCCTTTCTGGGCGGCTATCTGGGCGAGGCCGCGACGCCGAAATCACTGGCCTCGCTGCGCCAGCCCGAGATGCGCGCCTTCGCCGCCAGCGAACGGGCGCGGGGTCTGTCGGCACGGTCGCTGGCGCGGCGGCAATCGGCGGTGCGCAGCTTTCTGCGCTGGATCTCGGACCGCGAGGGCTATGACCTGTCGGCGGCGCTGGCTGCGCGCAGCCCGAAATATACCCGCTCTCTGCCCCGCCCGCTGTCGCCCGAGCAGGCGCGGCAGACGCTGGACATGGTGGCCACCGATCACGAAACGCCCTGGGTCGCGGCGCGCGATCTGGCGGTGCTGACGCTGCTGTGGGGCTGCGGGCTGCGCATTTCCGAGGCGCTGGGGCTGAACGGGCGCGACTGGCCGTTTCGCGATGCGCTGACCATCCGCGGCAAGGGCGGACGCGAAAGGCAGGTGCCGGTGCTGCCCGCCGCGCATCAGGCGGTGGCCGATTATCTGGCGCAATCGCCGTGGCGGCTGGCCCCGGATCAGCCACTGTTTCGCGGCGTACGCGGCGGGCGGCTGGCGGCGGGCAGCATCGAGGGTTCGATGCAGCGCGCCCGCGCGGTGCTGGGCCTGCCGCCCACGGCCACGCCCCATGCGCTGCGCCACAGTTTCGCCACCCATCTGCTGGCGGCGGGAGGCGATCTGCGCACCATTCAGGAATTGCTGGGCCATGCCAGCCTGTCCACCACGCAAGTCTATACCGGGGTGGACGACGCGCATCTGATGGCGGTCTATCGCAATGCCCATCCGCGCGGCAATTGA
- a CDS encoding DUF484 family protein, with protein MTAVLDEATRKKLLADPGVILDDRDLMRALVAAREADVGDNVIDIRGRAMEALETRLERLESTHESVIAAAYDNQSGTAVVHRAVIALLEPADFEGMAEILQSHIAPVLRIETLRLLMEATNAPENLPEDVVVVPDGAIDRIISAGRRAPRGDDIILRAAEPVTQPIHGRNVASEALLPLELGAGLPRAMFLMGSADINRFTPAQGTDLLRFFGQVARLSLLRALGG; from the coding sequence ATGACGGCGGTTCTGGACGAGGCGACGCGCAAGAAACTGCTGGCCGATCCGGGCGTGATCCTGGACGACCGCGACCTGATGCGCGCGCTGGTCGCCGCACGAGAGGCGGATGTGGGCGACAATGTCATCGACATCCGCGGCCGCGCGATGGAGGCGCTGGAAACCCGGCTGGAGCGGCTGGAAAGCACGCATGAAAGCGTGATCGCCGCCGCCTATGACAACCAGTCGGGCACTGCCGTTGTCCACCGCGCCGTCATCGCCCTGCTGGAGCCCGCGGATTTCGAGGGCATGGCCGAAATCCTGCAATCGCATATCGCCCCGGTCCTGCGGATCGAGACGCTGCGGCTGCTGATGGAGGCGACCAATGCCCCCGAAAACCTGCCCGAGGATGTGGTGGTCGTGCCCGATGGCGCCATCGACCGCATCATCAGCGCCGGCAGGCGGGCGCCGCGCGGCGACGACATCATCCTGCGCGCCGCCGAACCCGTCACCCAGCCGATCCACGGCCGCAATGTCGCGTCCGAGGCGCTGCTGCCGCTGGAACTGGGTGCGGGCCTGCCGCGCGCGATGTTCCTGATGGGCAGCGCCGATATCAATCGTTTCACCCCAGCGCAGGGCACCGATCTGCTGCGCTTTTTCGGACAGGTTGCGCGGCTGAGCCTGCTGCGCGCGCTCGGGGGATGA
- the fsa gene encoding fructose-6-phosphate aldolase — protein sequence MKFFVDTADTAAIKELNDLGMVDGVTTNPSLILKAGRDITEVTREICEMVAGPVSAEVVAEKADDMIREGKTLAKIADNITVKVPLTWDGLKACRALSDEGHMVNVTLCFSAAQALLAAKAGATFISPFIGRLDDIHMDGMDLIADIREIYDNYGFETQILAASIRSVNHIIDAAKIGADVITAPPSVIKSMANHVLTDKGLAQFNADWAKTGQKIG from the coding sequence ATGAAATTCTTTGTCGATACCGCAGACACCGCCGCCATCAAGGAACTGAACGATCTGGGCATGGTGGATGGCGTGACCACCAACCCCTCGCTGATCCTGAAAGCCGGGCGCGACATCACCGAAGTCACCCGCGAGATCTGCGAGATGGTCGCAGGCCCGGTCAGCGCCGAAGTCGTGGCCGAAAAGGCCGATGACATGATCCGCGAAGGCAAGACGCTGGCCAAGATCGCCGACAACATCACCGTCAAGGTGCCGCTGACCTGGGATGGGCTGAAGGCCTGCCGGGCGCTGTCGGACGAGGGCCACATGGTCAATGTGACGCTGTGCTTTTCCGCCGCGCAGGCGCTTCTGGCGGCCAAGGCCGGCGCGACCTTCATCAGCCCGTTCATCGGGCGGCTGGACGACATCCATATGGACGGCATGGACCTGATCGCGGATATCCGTGAAATCTATGACAATTACGGCTTCGAGACGCAGATCCTCGCGGCCTCGATCCGCAGCGTGAACCACATCATCGACGCCGCCAAGATCGGCGCCGACGTGATCACCGCGCCGCCTTCGGTCATCAAGTCGATGGCGAACCATGTCTTGACCGACAAGGGTCTGGCGCAGTTCAATGCCGATTGGGCCAAGACCGGTCAGAAGATCGGCTGA
- a CDS encoding primosomal protein N', which yields MSHATPPTFFAPRSRIAVLTTEPIGLLDYLAPEGGVGVGQLVLCPLGPRRVMGLVMGEGIGGFDAAKLRAVVRVLDAQPFQPGFVEFLTRAADYTLTPPPLMLRMATRAPDLDQPPAARRVVVLAGQPPERVTEARARVMQVIADHGGASFAASELAQLAGVGVSVVKGLVAAGTLAEIQAPRDLPYPRLDPARPGKPLAEDQQLAADALRGRIRSGGYGTTLLRGVTGSGKTEVYLEAVAECLRAGRQALVLLPEIALSAEFLDRVEARFGARPGEWHSGITRTERRRLWHMAARGEVGMVVGARSALFLPFRDLGLIVVDEEHDGSYKQEDVVFYNARDMAVLRASISGAQVVLASATPSLESWVNAASGKYARQDLRSRYGEAELPEMAAIDLRSEEMPSGRWISPTLAAAVDRRLAQGQQSLLFLNRRGFAPVTVCRACGEQIGCHQCDARMVEHRFQNRLVCHQCGDTRPIPTVCPSCGVEGKLAPIGPGVERIAEEVAARFPDAKATVLSSDLFHSARVLKETIAEIASGDTDIIIGTQIVAKGHNFPRLTLVGVIDADLGLQGADLRAAERSFQLMRQVAGRAGRQSGQAPGVALLQTHQPDHPVIRAILSGQDEAFWDAEAAGRQAVGMPPFGRLAGIILSHPDPQVVADFARHLAANATPLRDAGAELWGPAPAPIARIRGRFRMRMLIRAPRQSPLQAAIADWLAPHKPPTNLRLSVDIDPQSFL from the coding sequence ATGAGCCATGCCACGCCACCCACGTTTTTCGCGCCCCGCAGCCGCATCGCGGTCCTGACGACCGAGCCGATCGGTCTGCTGGACTATCTTGCGCCCGAAGGCGGCGTGGGCGTGGGGCAGCTGGTGCTGTGCCCGCTGGGGCCGCGCCGGGTCATGGGGCTGGTCATGGGCGAGGGCATCGGCGGCTTTGACGCGGCGAAATTGCGGGCGGTGGTGCGGGTGCTGGATGCGCAGCCCTTTCAGCCCGGTTTCGTGGAATTCCTGACCCGCGCCGCCGATTACACCCTGACGCCGCCGCCGCTGATGCTGCGGATGGCCACCCGCGCCCCCGATCTGGACCAGCCACCTGCCGCCCGCCGCGTCGTCGTTCTGGCCGGTCAGCCGCCCGAGCGCGTGACCGAGGCCCGCGCCCGCGTCATGCAGGTGATCGCCGATCACGGCGGCGCCAGCTTCGCGGCGTCCGAACTGGCGCAGCTGGCCGGGGTGGGCGTGTCGGTGGTCAAGGGGCTGGTGGCGGCGGGTACGCTGGCCGAAATTCAGGCGCCGCGCGATCTGCCCTATCCGCGTCTGGACCCGGCCCGGCCCGGCAAGCCGCTGGCCGAGGATCAGCAACTGGCCGCCGATGCGCTGCGCGGCAGAATCCGGTCGGGCGGCTATGGCACGACGCTGCTGCGCGGCGTCACCGGATCGGGCAAGACCGAGGTCTATCTGGAGGCCGTGGCGGAATGTCTGCGCGCGGGCCGTCAGGCGCTGGTTCTGCTGCCGGAAATCGCGCTCTCGGCCGAGTTTCTGGACCGGGTCGAGGCCCGTTTCGGCGCCCGCCCCGGCGAATGGCACAGCGGCATCACCCGGACCGAGCGTCGCCGATTGTGGCACATGGCCGCGCGGGGCGAGGTCGGCATGGTCGTCGGCGCGCGCTCGGCCTTGTTCCTGCCGTTCCGCGATCTGGGCCTGATCGTCGTCGATGAGGAACATGACGGCAGCTATAAGCAAGAAGACGTGGTGTTTTACAACGCCCGCGACATGGCGGTACTGCGGGCCTCGATCAGCGGCGCGCAGGTGGTGCTGGCCTCGGCCACGCCCAGTCTTGAAAGCTGGGTGAACGCGGCCAGCGGCAAATATGCCCGTCAGGATCTGCGCTCGCGCTATGGCGAGGCCGAACTGCCCGAGATGGCCGCCATCGACCTGCGCTCGGAAGAGATGCCGTCGGGGCGCTGGATCTCTCCCACTCTGGCCGCTGCGGTGGACCGGCGGCTGGCGCAGGGCCAGCAATCGCTGCTGTTCCTGAACCGTCGTGGCTTTGCGCCCGTCACCGTCTGCCGGGCCTGCGGCGAACAGATCGGCTGTCACCAATGCGATGCGCGGATGGTCGAACACCGCTTTCAGAACCGCCTTGTCTGTCATCAATGCGGCGACACGCGCCCGATCCCGACGGTCTGCCCGTCCTGCGGGGTCGAGGGCAAGCTGGCCCCCATCGGCCCCGGCGTCGAACGCATCGCCGAAGAGGTCGCCGCCCGGTTCCCCGATGCCAAGGCCACGGTACTGTCCTCGGACCTGTTCCATTCCGCCCGGGTGCTGAAGGAAACCATCGCCGAGATCGCCTCGGGCGATACCGACATCATCATCGGCACCCAGATCGTCGCCAAGGGGCACAATTTCCCGCGCCTGACGCTGGTGGGGGTAATCGACGCCGATCTGGGCCTGCAAGGCGCCGATCTGCGCGCGGCAGAGCGGTCGTTCCAACTGATGCGGCAGGTTGCGGGCCGCGCCGGGCGGCAATCGGGGCAGGCGCCGGGAGTGGCGCTGTTGCAGACCCACCAGCCCGACCATCCGGTGATCCGCGCCATCCTGTCGGGTCAGGACGAGGCCTTCTGGGATGCCGAGGCCGCCGGGCGGCAGGCGGTCGGCATGCCGCCTTTCGGGCGGCTGGCGGGGATCATCCTGTCCCATCCCGATCCGCAGGTAGTGGCCGATTTCGCCCGCCACCTTGCCGCCAATGCCACGCCCCTGCGCGATGCGGGTGCCGAACTCTGGGGGCCCGCGCCCGCGCCCATCGCCCGGATCCGGGGCCGTTTCCGCATGCGCATGCTGATCCGCGCGCCCCGCCAGTCCCCCTTGCAAGCCGCCATCGCCGACTGGCTGGCCCCGCACAAACCGCCGACCAACCTGCGGCTGTCGGTTGATATCGACCCGCAAAGCTTTTTGTGA
- a CDS encoding aspartate kinase produces MGHTVEKIGGTSMSRLDVLMDTLFLRGGTDPYGRIFVVSAFGGITDMLLEHKKTDKAGVYAMFARADSDHGWHEALDQASDAMAAHHHRLLSHDADCTRADEFLRERIEGARNCLIDLQRLCSYGHFRLSQHMLQIRELLSGLGESHSALVATLMLKRAGVNARLIDLSGWRDEAELSLEQRITGAMRGIDPAAELPIVTGYAQCSEGLMREYDRGYSEVTFSCLAALTGAREAIIHKEFHLSSADPKLVGQDMVQKLGRTNYDVADQLSNMGMEAIHPSAAKTLRRAEVPLRVTNAFEPEDPGTLIDDRPADRPAVEIVTGIDVIALEVFEQDMVGVKGYDAAILDVLTRHNVRIVSKVSNANTITHYLDASLKVMRRVEKDLGNLYPQATISSRKLAIASVIGRDLNGLAVLTRGLQALSDNGLASVGASQGPRNVDTQFLLEREDLAPAIKALHGAFFARAQALSQAA; encoded by the coding sequence ATGGGGCATACAGTCGAAAAAATCGGCGGCACGTCCATGTCCCGGCTGGACGTGCTGATGGATACGCTGTTTCTGCGCGGCGGCACGGACCCCTATGGCCGCATCTTCGTCGTCTCGGCCTTTGGCGGCATCACCGACATGCTGCTGGAACACAAGAAGACCGACAAGGCCGGGGTCTATGCCATGTTCGCCCGTGCCGACAGCGATCACGGCTGGCACGAGGCGCTGGATCAGGCATCCGACGCGATGGCCGCGCATCATCACCGGCTGCTGTCCCATGACGCCGACTGCACCCGCGCCGACGAATTCCTGCGCGAACGGATCGAGGGCGCGCGCAACTGCCTGATCGACCTGCAACGGCTGTGCTCCTATGGCCATTTCCGCCTGTCGCAGCACATGCTGCAAATCCGCGAATTGCTGTCGGGGCTGGGGGAATCGCATTCCGCGCTGGTCGCCACATTGATGCTGAAACGCGCGGGCGTGAATGCGCGGCTGATCGACCTGTCCGGCTGGCGCGACGAGGCCGAGCTGTCTCTGGAACAGCGCATCACCGGCGCCATGCGCGGCATCGACCCAGCCGCGGAGTTACCCATCGTCACCGGCTATGCGCAATGCTCCGAAGGGCTGATGCGCGAATACGACCGGGGCTATTCCGAGGTGACGTTCTCCTGTCTGGCCGCGCTGACCGGCGCGCGCGAGGCGATCATCCACAAGGAATTCCACCTATCCTCGGCCGATCCGAAGCTGGTCGGGCAGGACATGGTGCAAAAGCTGGGTCGCACGAATTACGATGTCGCCGACCAGCTGTCGAACATGGGGATGGAGGCGATCCATCCCAGCGCCGCCAAGACCCTGCGCCGGGCCGAGGTGCCCCTGCGCGTCACCAATGCGTTCGAGCCCGAAGATCCCGGCACGCTGATCGACGACCGCCCCGCCGACCGGCCCGCGGTCGAGATCGTCACCGGCATCGACGTGATCGCGCTGGAGGTGTTCGAGCAGGACATGGTCGGCGTCAAGGGCTATGACGCGGCGATTCTGGACGTGCTGACGCGGCATAATGTGCGGATCGTGTCCAAGGTCTCGAACGCGAACACGATCACGCATTACCTCGATGCCTCGCTGAAGGTGATGCGGCGGGTCGAGAAGGATCTGGGCAACCTTTACCCGCAGGCGACGATCAGTTCGCGCAAGCTGGCCATCGCCTCGGTCATCGGGCGCGACCTGAACGGGCTGGCGGTGCTGACGCGCGGGCTTCAGGCGCTGAGCGATAACGGCCTTGCCTCGGTCGGCGCCAGTCAGGGGCCGCGCAATGTCGATACCCAGTTCCTGCTGGAACGCGAGGATCTGGCCCCCGCCATCAAGGCGCTGCATGGCGCCTTCTTTGCCCGCGCGCAGGCATTGTCACAAGCCGCCTGA
- a CDS encoding ectoine synthase — translation MIVRDLNKILQDEQQRVVSDAQWTSVRMLLAGDGMGFSFHITMLEAGSEHTFEYKHHFESVYCMEGRGSITDIATGETHPIRPGMMYALNLHDRHIVRAEEKLVMACCFNPPVTGTEVHREDGSYAPAEELREA, via the coding sequence ATGATCGTTCGTGACCTCAACAAGATCCTGCAGGATGAACAACAGCGCGTGGTCAGCGACGCGCAATGGACCAGCGTGCGGATGCTGCTGGCCGGGGATGGCATGGGCTTTTCCTTCCATATCACCATGCTGGAGGCCGGTTCAGAGCATACCTTCGAATACAAGCACCATTTCGAAAGCGTCTATTGCATGGAAGGGCGCGGCTCGATCACCGATATCGCCACGGGCGAGACGCATCCGATCCGGCCCGGCATGATGTATGCGCTGAACCTGCATGACCGCCATATCGTCCGGGCCGAGGAAAAACTGGTCATGGCCTGCTGTTTCAACCCGCCGGTGACGGGGACCGAGGTCCATCGCGAAGATGGCTCTTACGCCCCGGCGGAAGAACTTCGGGAAGCATGA
- the ectB gene encoding diaminobutyrate--2-oxoglutarate transaminase, with the protein MTNTVNNGGDIYDRRESEARSYCRGFPTTFTAARGSELTDESGRRYIDFLAGCSSLNYGHNDPDMKAALIEHIAGDGLAHGLDLHTDAKAAFLRAFETHILKPRGMDHRLMFTGPTGTNAIEAAMKLARKSTGRSNIVAFTNGFHGVSMGALAATGNGYHRGGAGTDLGGGITRLPFDGYMDGFDSADLLEQMLTDNSSGLDAPAAIMLETVQGEGGLNAASPEWVARIARLAREHGALLIIDDIQAGCGRTGGFFSFEGMGFTPDIITMAKSVSGFGLPLALVLVRPEHDVMGPAEHNGTFRGNNHAFVTARIAIEKFWADDSFQRSVEARAKVVEDGLQKLAAMIPGARLKGRGMMRGVDVGSGQLAGDICGQAFENGLIIETSGPEDEVVKILAPLTTPDTVLRKGIDILLDAARTTIDGNQIAAE; encoded by the coding sequence ATGACCAACACCGTGAACAACGGTGGCGACATCTATGATCGCCGCGAAAGCGAAGCCCGCTCTTACTGCCGGGGCTTTCCGACCACCTTCACCGCCGCGCGCGGATCCGAACTGACCGACGAATCGGGCCGCCGCTATATCGACTTTCTGGCGGGTTGTTCCTCGCTGAACTATGGCCATAACGATCCCGACATGAAGGCCGCGCTGATTGAACATATCGCCGGCGACGGGCTGGCCCACGGGCTGGACCTGCATACGGACGCCAAGGCCGCCTTCCTGCGCGCGTTCGAGACCCATATCCTGAAGCCGCGCGGCATGGATCACCGGCTGATGTTCACCGGCCCGACCGGCACCAACGCCATCGAGGCGGCGATGAAGCTGGCCCGCAAATCCACCGGGCGCAGCAATATCGTGGCCTTCACCAACGGCTTCCACGGCGTCAGCATGGGCGCGCTGGCGGCGACCGGTAACGGCTATCATCGCGGCGGCGCGGGCACCGATCTGGGCGGCGGCATCACCCGGCTGCCCTTCGACGGCTATATGGACGGTTTCGACAGCGCCGATCTGCTGGAGCAGATGCTGACCGACAACTCGTCCGGGCTGGATGCGCCCGCCGCAATCATGCTGGAAACCGTGCAGGGCGAAGGCGGGCTGAACGCCGCCAGCCCCGAATGGGTGGCCCGGATCGCCCGGCTGGCGCGCGAACATGGCGCGCTGCTGATCATCGACGACATTCAGGCCGGTTGCGGCCGGACCGGCGGCTTCTTCTCGTTCGAGGGGATGGGCTTTACCCCCGATATCATCACCATGGCGAAATCCGTTTCCGGCTTTGGGCTGCCGCTGGCACTGGTGCTGGTGCGCCCGGAACATGACGTGATGGGCCCCGCCGAACATAACGGCACCTTCCGCGGCAACAACCACGCCTTCGTCACCGCCCGCATCGCGATCGAGAAGTTCTGGGCCGATGACAGCTTTCAGCGCAGCGTCGAAGCCCGCGCGAAGGTCGTCGAGGACGGCTTGCAGAAACTGGCGGCGATGATCCCCGGCGCCCGGCTGAAGGGGCGCGGCATGATGCGTGGCGTCGATGTCGGCTCGGGTCAGCTGGCGGGCGACATCTGCGGGCAGGCCTTCGAGAACGGCCTGATCATCGAGACATCCGGCCCCGAGGACGAGGTGGTCAAGATCCTTGCCCCGCTGACCACGCCCGATACGGTGTTGCGCAAGGGCATCGACATCCTTCTGGATGCCGCCCGCACCACCATCGACGGCAACCAGATCGCAGCGGAGTAA
- the ectA gene encoding diaminobutyrate acetyltransferase, translating to MPSAITKPGKPQPVLRKPDAKDGPAIWELVKTCKPLDENSLYCNLIQAEHFRDTCVLAELDGEVAGWISGHMIPDEDSLFVWQVAVSPRARGLGLGRRMLTELLSRDACAGANELKTTITPDNDASWALFRSLARHLDGRLTHQAHFTRGTHFAGRHATEHMVTIALPDCMELSQAA from the coding sequence ATGCCGAGCGCCATAACCAAACCCGGAAAGCCACAACCCGTCCTGCGCAAACCAGATGCAAAGGACGGACCAGCGATCTGGGAACTGGTGAAAACCTGCAAGCCGCTCGATGAAAACTCGCTTTACTGCAATCTGATCCAGGCCGAGCATTTCCGCGACACCTGCGTGCTGGCCGAACTGGATGGCGAGGTCGCGGGCTGGATCTCGGGGCACATGATCCCCGATGAGGACAGTCTGTTCGTCTGGCAGGTGGCCGTCAGCCCCCGCGCGCGCGGTCTGGGACTGGGCCGCAGGATGCTGACCGAATTGCTGAGCCGTGATGCCTGCGCCGGGGCGAATGAGCTGAAAACCACGATCACCCCCGACAATGACGCGTCATGGGCGCTGTTTCGCAGCCTTGCCCGGCATCTGGACGGGCGGTTGACGCATCAGGCACATTTCACCCGCGGCACCCATTTCGCCGGACGCCACGCGACCGAGCATATGGTGACCATCGCCCTGCCCGACTGCATGGAACTGTCCCAGGCCGCCTGA
- a CDS encoding MarR family winged helix-turn-helix transcriptional regulator produces MEQEVSDRIDDSLIALRRILRATELYERSLAQSAGLTPAQLRVLQIVEAHPTAGITPKALAKKMGVTQATVTALVDKLVQREMVQRLRSETDRRQTDVVITETGQRAVDTAPDALQQQFVRAFAKLRDWEQAQLVASLERVAAMLNADGFDASPVLATGDIRHSHPEP; encoded by the coding sequence ATGGAACAAGAGGTCAGTGATCGCATCGATGACAGTCTGATCGCGCTGCGCAGGATTCTGCGCGCGACGGAACTGTATGAGCGTTCGCTGGCGCAATCGGCCGGTCTGACGCCCGCGCAGCTGCGCGTGTTGCAGATCGTCGAGGCGCATCCCACTGCCGGGATCACGCCCAAGGCGCTGGCGAAGAAGATGGGGGTCACGCAGGCGACGGTGACGGCGCTGGTGGACAAGCTGGTGCAGCGCGAGATGGTGCAGCGCCTGCGTTCGGAAACCGACCGCCGTCAGACCGATGTGGTCATCACCGAAACCGGGCAGCGGGCCGTGGATACCGCGCCCGACGCGCTGCAACAGCAATTCGTGCGCGCCTTCGCCAAGCTGCGGGACTGGGAACAGGCGCAGCTTGTCGCCTCGCTGGAGAGGGTGGCGGCAATGCTGAACGCGGATGGTTTCGACGCCTCGCCGGTGCTGGCGACCGGCGATATCCGCCACAGCCACCCCGAGCCGTGA
- a CDS encoding ABC-type transport auxiliary lipoprotein family protein: MRLFSLLLALTVTTLPGCAAMSLLQGEPDRDVFELRAPPAGGTQCGRGRIGELVVELPKTRGTLDSDRIMIRPSALQTQYLPDAVWGDPVPATLQRLLVETLGRYDSFTHVGRAPLGVAGDVALISEIGDFNAEVAPDGAIVRLSVDARMVREMDASVVSRGSFSVSTHAASTRTADLIPAFDAAGQQLIAQMTEWSLRAAGVNPASCR, encoded by the coding sequence ATGCGCCTTTTCTCCCTGCTTCTTGCCCTGACCGTCACCACCCTGCCCGGCTGCGCCGCCATGTCGCTGCTGCAAGGAGAGCCCGACCGCGACGTGTTCGAACTGCGCGCCCCACCCGCGGGCGGCACCCAATGCGGACGGGGCCGGATCGGCGAGCTGGTGGTGGAGCTGCCCAAGACGCGCGGCACGCTGGACAGCGACCGAATCATGATCCGCCCCTCGGCCCTACAGACGCAATATCTGCCGGATGCCGTCTGGGGCGATCCGGTGCCCGCGACGCTGCAACGTCTGCTGGTCGAGACGCTTGGCCGCTATGACAGCTTTACCCATGTCGGGCGAGCGCCGCTGGGGGTGGCGGGCGATGTGGCGCTGATCAGCGAGATCGGCGATTTCAATGCCGAGGTCGCGCCGGATGGCGCCATCGTGCGGCTGTCGGTGGATGCAAGGATGGTGCGCGAAATGGATGCCAGCGTGGTGTCGCGCGGCAGTTTCTCGGTCTCGACCCATGCCGCCAGCACCCGCACCGCCGACCTGATCCCGGCCTTCGACGCGGCGGGCCAGCAGCTGATCGCGCAGATGACCGAATGGAGCCTGCGCGCGGCGGGCGTCAATCCGGCCTCTTGCCGCTGA
- a CDS encoding MlaD family protein, with protein sequence METKANYALIGAFTIAGFLGILGFLMWFAKLEINRQFAYYDIHFTEVSGLGIASEVRFAGLTVGSVVAMDLAPDRAGPVRVRIEVAEDTPIRTDSRASLEAQGVTGVSNVFITAGTPNAPLLRDQDDEGIPEIRSSRSALQTLSDQGPQIIERLNVVAEQLTELLGEENQSRVNNILDNVERSSSNLDQAMADISAATEAIGQAAEGIATFGGKLDGLSETAGTALSNFSTAAETADGTLASATQTLDELRDYVSGDLRGLTQRLDQTAGALQENLSRLGTRAESSLDNLDRALDSGSRAFDQAAVMFSTDLGPIISDLHDTLGRVNSTLDSVADDIPQITAQLRQAATSAADAFASLQSVLDSAAAPVQSFTREALPQFARLSQEMRNLVGNIDQLVTTLRRNPSQILSGPRTPEFRR encoded by the coding sequence ATGGAAACCAAGGCGAATTACGCGCTGATCGGCGCCTTTACCATTGCCGGATTTCTGGGAATCCTGGGCTTTCTGATGTGGTTCGCCAAGCTGGAGATCAACCGGCAGTTCGCCTATTACGACATCCACTTCACCGAGGTTTCCGGTCTGGGCATCGCCTCCGAAGTGCGCTTTGCCGGGCTGACGGTGGGTTCGGTCGTTGCCATGGATCTGGCCCCCGACCGCGCCGGTCCGGTCCGCGTCCGCATCGAGGTGGCCGAGGATACGCCGATCCGCACCGATTCCCGCGCCTCGTTGGAGGCGCAGGGGGTGACGGGGGTGTCCAACGTCTTCATCACCGCCGGCACGCCCAATGCGCCGCTGCTGCGCGATCAGGATGATGAGGGCATCCCCGAAATCCGGTCCAGCCGCTCGGCGCTGCAAACCCTGTCCGATCAGGGGCCGCAGATCATCGAGCGGCTGAATGTCGTGGCCGAACAACTGACCGAGTTGCTGGGCGAGGAAAACCAAAGCCGCGTGAACAACATCCTCGACAATGTCGAACGTTCCAGCAGCAATCTGGATCAGGCGATGGCCGATATTTCCGCCGCGACCGAGGCCATCGGACAGGCCGCCGAAGGGATCGCCACATTCGGCGGCAAGCTGGACGGGCTGAGCGAAACCGCCGGCACCGCGCTGAGCAACTTCTCGACCGCGGCGGAAACGGCGGATGGCACGCTGGCCTCGGCCACGCAGACGCTGGACGAGCTGCGCGATTACGTCTCGGGCGATCTGCGCGGGCTGACGCAGCGGCTGGACCAGACCGCGGGCGCGTTGCAGGAGAACCTGTCGCGGCTGGGCACAAGGGCCGAAAGCAGTCTGGACAATCTGGACCGGGCGCTGGATTCCGGCAGCCGCGCCTTCGATCAGGCTGCGGTCATGTTCAGCACCGATCTGGGCCCGATCATCAGCGATCTGCACGACACGCTTGGCCGGGTGAACAGCACGCTGGACAGCGTGGCGGACGATATTCCGCAGATCACCGCGCAGTTGCGGCAGGCCGCGACATCCGCCGCCGACGCCTTTGCCTCGTTGCAGTCGGTGCTGGACAGCGCCGCCGCCCCGGTCCAGAGTTTCACCCGCGAGGCCCTGCCGCAATTCGCCCGCCTGTCGCAAGAGATGCGCAATCTGGTCGGCAATATCGACCAGTTGGTGACAACGCTGCGGCGCAATCCCTCGCAGATCCTGTCGGGTCCGCGCACCCCTGAATTCCGCCGCTGA